Genomic window (Lycium barbarum isolate Lr01 chromosome 2, ASM1917538v2, whole genome shotgun sequence):
aatTTATTAATATACGTTTATAATAATTCTATTAATGATAGTATTAATTAAAGAAATGACGATAATTAtttatacggcccacttagtaataggagtacgatacgagataaggggtgctcggtacaagtatcgggtacccgtcgcggcccctagttgggtcgtgacatttatttatttttctgttGTGGCTCTTAAACAAATTAATGGCTATCGATAATTATTAGTATACCTCTCATTGAAACGAAATTGCTGCATTGGAAAAGTTTTCGGAAACATTTCGGAACCACGAAACACCGGATGCTTAGTTCCCTATGGATCTTAGTTAGCGAGGAATAAGAATTGGGATACATTTGAATGAAATGGCCAATCCCACACAATGAAGTGCTAAAGctcttcatttatgatttatgtagAATCATCACGCTTCTGAGTGAATGAATATTAGATGGTAAATAATACATGATGGCAGACGGAACTATGAAAAAATATCCTGAAGATGTGGTCATTCATATACTTTTAAGGCTTCCAGTGAAATTTCTCTTGCGATTCAAATGTGTCTCAAAAACTTTTTCAACACTCATTaaatcttccaatttcatcaatctTCATTTCAACCACACAACTTTGATAGATGATAACATTCTCTTGAAGCGCTCCTTCAAAGAAGATATTGAAATATACAAAgctatattttcttttctttctagtGATGGTGATGGTTACCTGAAATCCATTTACCCAGATCTAGATTTGCCATATATAAAAAGTTGTATTAGTATTTCAAGTGATAAACTCATCGGTCCAATCCATGGTTTGATTGCTCTGATGGATCCAATTACCACCATCTTGTTCAATCCATGTACTAGAAATTATAGACTGCTCTCGTCCAGCCCTTTTGAAGTTCCGAAGGGTTTCTCTATATCCATTGAAAGTGGCGGGTTTGGTTTTGATTCTGTAGTTAACGATTTCAAAATTTTTAGAATTGTTCAAATTTACACAGAAGATCGATACGGATACGATGAAGAGGTAGAGAAAAAGGTTGAGGTTTATGAATTGGGTATTGATATTTGGAGAGAATTAGATCATGTTGATCCACAATTGCCCGGGTTATTTTGGCTGACTTCTTCGATATTTTTTAGGGGAGTCTACCATTGGATTACAACTTCAGAAGAACTCGAACCGATAATTCTTTGTTTTGATATGAGCACCGAAATTTTTCGCAATATGAAACCCCCTGATACTCGTGAATTTTCAAATGGAACACTTCATAGCCTCGTCCTCTTGACTGGTTCTCTAAGCTTGATTTGTTACCCCTGTTTGGGGCCCATGATTGATCCAGCAAAAGATCTGATAGAAATTTGGGTAATGAAAGATTATAATGTTTATGAGTCTTGGATTAATAAATACACAGTTAGAGGTCTTCCTACTGAATCCCCATTAGCAGTATGGAAAGATTATTTATTGTTTTTTCAAAGCAAAAGTGGATATTTGAT
Coding sequences:
- the LOC132629458 gene encoding F-box protein CPR1-like, with translation MMADGTMKKYPEDVVIHILLRLPVKFLLRFKCVSKTFSTLIKSSNFINLHFNHTTLIDDNILLKRSFKEDIEIYKAIFSFLSSDGDGYLKSIYPDLDLPYIKSCISISSDKLIGPIHGLIALMDPITTILFNPCTRNYRLLSSSPFEVPKGFSISIESGGFGFDSVVNDFKIFRIVQIYTEDRYGYDEEVEKKVEVYELGIDIWRELDHVDPQLPGLFWLTSSIFFRGVYHWITTSEELEPIILCFDMSTEIFRNMKPPDTREFSNGTLHSLVLLTGSLSLICYPCLGPMIDPAKDLIEIWVMKDYNVYESWINKYTVRGLPTESPLAVWKDYLLFFQSKSGYLMSYDLNSDEINELTFHGCLESMRIIIYNESLTPIPRGSQSNSQVQNF